The following are from one region of the Acipenser ruthenus chromosome 19, fAciRut3.2 maternal haplotype, whole genome shotgun sequence genome:
- the LOC117424080 gene encoding BAH and coiled-coil domain-containing protein 1-like isoform X4 translates to MEGRDFAPPPHLLSERGALVHRAASRITSAGHSSMQHPGHFQPGKYYPSPIPMAPHSGSGLMGSSSASFMGTFLASSLGSPPSHPAHPSGPPSSPSEPPFHGGPHSGASQIWFSHSHEAPGYPRFSGSLASTFLPMSHLDHHSNSSVLYGQHRFYDTQKDNFYLRSLPSQPTLLSANHGFPAISRAAPGHPLGSCSRERDSGGGGGGLHKSLKEGGERAVALGSKEKERASKQEAKERQQQQQQQQQQQHHQHHHHQQQQQQASLEEESNRALERHKASLPPESGHCKEDSLGRGKHLSACLVNSKMLNGESGGNTNTKSAMLSCGGGGAQTRHVGGGSSSRCAKNGNSTGNSNSNSGEMRLSGHPQDCLESRQMLHHSYSVPPPLSMSSAAGAGGAGGFPCLQLHTAHPHHPHHHHHHHHPHHPDFYCPPPPPPLTTHSSQDKGGATGRELKVTGPTFVPSVGHLGDKNSGPFQLDNPDCRGGGGGSAKDRTLEKNNGHNNGAPPSSCQRKQQQQPYGKADKASDWLQSHHHHLQQQQQQQQQQQQNQSARSRSLECINSADMDLFRPSLPQGAKGGHSGNHSGKSGLYISTPPFQDCSHSGPAPTTQSSEGLTSKGGQHQGRVNGSGCTLERGGQKVARIRHQQHRPGPEAGGDLGNSGQEMKRKLELASLGFGNSGQQHLPHWAVRGQQIQAEEEQRKNYLDPFSSSSRQQSQQNQQQQQQQQQQQQQQQQQGMPPHSSSQQETQASQGESSAMKSLLKYSSQQQPLLLAQKSPFGGLGSLKTASSSNSSNSSSSSCALQDAKQPLPPRKGPPHDSERQDCGGGRGRETGDGPHGEGEVRQPPVGIAVAVARQREPQNRPPDGHPGHSRQGRVLPAMKGVPRSLFPLDAEGEEERKRLCEDQLGLPCLDRDRELFIRENKERVEFARIHPSSSCHGDLTPHLMVPGGTSLQASQLGADPAAHAHPAHHHWMPRTGSPSLWMTGHSYGLSHAALHQNLPPGFSAAMPSPLQPVLPLPQDPSGQLVVLPSEPSAHPATHHLDVMEQPSLWPPMYGARGPGSHMQHPAQLPSMYSRSQFLRQQELYAIQQHQQHQHHQQQQQQQQQQQQQQRALEMQQRHSQIQPQRKPEDPPMELEDLLTQRTLKSTKPFSYTPAKSVPPTAGCAARLSPCSRTPSLRPHPKSTPCTPCLAPSPATTPRSPALSPAPSHTNKGAEPQDKRGEGQPPQDYPQSLEPDLPPGYTYPAVAMGYSSGPSPQDVRLAEPADLQAMQTEPAEPAPRPLPLGEESVCEEGNAPLRTLVQEEEAGSGTVQPGGGVEGGGVEGCCASPELESSGLFHCPGTEGGISELLAPSPTPPASPSVVQTEVEGSSSECAQVMESGEERKDEEEKEEEGKDGPVEGEESKVYQDLMPAGATPSSPEAVADTTASESGRNTPSEAPGDTWDSPSPQGDTLTHNTSGDRADRTMVTGWLLGPNTGLDLLIAASLSAEGHISPTPPIANQPQTSGFHPCSGSHGIALLSELVDLELQQQRSRAGESEGAELLTFDLQSLATLAAARSLELGLSSPSPGRPCHARRAFNLRRECSWTPCHEPVCPVKSAMDRMDSQEVEMRMRLADLQRQYKEKQRELAKLQRRHDHQKEEKSHSPARRGPGRPRKRKPAPGSVSTPGEGARRVKSLGAGLGLLCEELGAGGEVKRKKNKLSEFERLTTSQMKARCKQTGPQVALARKVSQLKQNAKVQRGGSGGTLFRRRETPTPSSAPPRLSRGQGTPRAEQKRVGESRTQTDTGVSLDNVAQESWAGRELFVRKRSGRKDGAPLTRTASAAAGHPPKRPLARGRGRPGSRQPKQEVVMEKAISRLDSDPSEEEEEDEWSYDNDEGDDDIIAPPSKDPTPSSALLGPSPSSVVKLEANQKAKKKKERQGLLGSLQLPVAEGEGEVKVRKCTPSRAGKRRNESRERDGEKRAKGLKHQQQEQGWTDPSARSNLYRASAGVHPSCTPSERLRKATRKNKALQGSSKPKKSSVLGGALSPRRLECVSNKGKNNGNFRRKPLKGRAVSRLLESFAADEGFQIDEDSSFSEEEEEEEEEKNESAPLCSPWDRSSAPTVPNCTLTKESLVDGLKVLILKEDDLLYAAYIHTLQPPDIYSIMIEGERGNRPRIYSLEQLLQEAVLDVRPQSEQELTSGTRVCAYWSERSRCLYPGYVRRGGPGEEEKEGSVMVEFDDGDNGRISLSNIRLLPPDYQIQSTEPSPAMLISNGRRKCRKAAVEKTLQGDAAQRASPERQSHTEPGRTQGRRTASKGKTGKVKTANSGIKSTASESFCKSNSSSSNSSPLLSWPGVALPKKRMPHKVGMGLQNLFQLSGNPRKMSKSKETGSGGFTLHPLSTPPSTPAKTIFSSSFEVDSFSSIANGYSCFGSQAGLPLSPRNNTSSRGKRLPHDGGQRGKKAGRGAEFLVKLDHEGVTSPKTKNGKALLLLGSSGSNGRVEKGFGAKEVVVVDASPVGYTHPVLLVKDNKKGGGSRADLLLKGASQLRKPPTSSLGLGEYSEFGMNCDSDCHSSYSDMDEEDDEEEDDERNTGLRNAGRFLSQLSVSSTSSVSSSSSSSGSLSSSSLCSSDNDSSYSSEDEEDSTLLLQSCLSSHPSVPAALLQPPEPPANTGSFVAKAMAVSSSKPLKRKESPSSSSSSKTAKDLAKRQRLPSVDNGPKISNFLPARQLWRWSGNPTQRRGMKGKARKLFYKAIVRGKEAVHVGDCAVFLSAGRPHLPYIGRIESFWESWASNMVVKVKWFYHPEETKLGKRHRDGRHALYQSCHEDENDVQTISHKCQVVNLEEYECLSQGRKHHNGQDLYYLAGTYDPTTGQLVTAQGVSILC, encoded by the exons cccCGGGGTATCCCCGCTTTTCAGGCAGTCTGGCCTCCACCTTTCTTCCCATGAGCCACTTGGATCACCACAGCAACAGCAGCGTCCTGTACGGGCAGCACCGTTTCTATGACACACAGAAAG ATAACTTCTACCTGAGAAGCCTCCCCTCCCAGCCAACGCTGCTCTCAGCCAATCACGGATTCCCGGCTATCTCGCGGGCAGCGCCAGGGCACCCTCTGGGGTCCTGCAGCCGTGAGCGGGACtcaggagggggagggggcggcCTGCACAAGAGCCTGAAGGAAGGGGGCGAGAGGGCGGTGGCGCTGGGctcgaaagagaaagagagggccAGTAAGCAAGAGGCTAAagaaaggcagcagcagcagcaacagcagcaacagcaacagcatcatcaacatcatcatcaccaacagcagcagcagcaagcctCGCTGGAAGAGGAAAGCAACAGAGCACTGGAGCGACACAAAGCGAGCCTGCCTCCCGAGAGCGGCCACTGCAAAGAGGACTCGCTGGGCAGGGGGAAGCACCTCAGTGCCTGCCTGGTGAATTCCAAGATGCTGAATGGAGAATCTGGTGGCAACACCAACACTAAGAGTGCCATGTTAagctgtgggggtgggggtgcccAGACCAGGCACGTTGGAGGGGGCAGCAGTAGCCGCTGTGCCAAGAATGGCAATAGTACAGGTaacagtaacagcaatagcggtgAGATGCGGTTAAGCGGGCACCCCCAGGACTGCTTGGAGAGCCGGCAGATGCTCCACCACTCCTACTCTGTCCCCCCTCCCCTGTCCATGAGCTCTGCGGCGGGGGCAGGAGGTGCAGGTGGGTTCCCCTGCCTCCAGCTACACACCGCTCACCCTCACCACcctcaccatcaccaccaccaccaccacccgcaCCACCCCGATTTCTACTGCCCCCCACCTCCGCCCCCTCTTACCACACACTCCTCCCAGGACAAAGGGGGCGCCACTGGGCGTGAGCTGAAAGTCACCGGGCCCACCTTCGTGCCTTCTGTCGGACACTTGGGGGACAAGAACAGCGGGCCCTTCCAGCTGGACAACCCCGATTgccggggtgggggtgggggcagtGCCAAGGATAGGACACTGGAGAAAAACAATGGACATAATAACGGGGCGCCTCCGAGCAGCTGCCAGAGAAAGCAACAGCAGCAGCCCTACGGGAAGGCAGATAAGGCTTCTGATTGGCTTCAAAGTCACCATCACCActtacaacagcagcagcagcagcagcagcagcaacaacagaatCAAAGTGCGCGATCCCGTAGTCTCGAATGCATCAACAGCGCCGACATGGACCTGTTCAGACCCTCCCTCCCTCAGGGGGCGAAGGGAGGCCACTCGGGGAACCATTCGGGGAAAAGCGGCCTTTACATTAGCACCCCTCCCTTCCAGGACTGTTCCCACTCAGGTCCTGCCCCTACTACTCAATCATCCGAAGGGCTGACCAGTAAAGGAGGTCAACATCAGGGCCGTGTTAATGGGAGCGGCTGCACTTTAGAGCGGGGTGGGCAGAAGGTGGCTCGCATCAGGCACCAGCAGCACAGGCCCGGTCCGGAAGCAGGGGGCGACCTGGGCAACAGCGGGCAGGAGATGAAGAGGAAGCTGGAGCTGGCATCCCTTGGGTTTGGCAACAGCGGGCAGCAACACCTGCCCCACTGGGCAGTGAGGGGGCAGCAGATCCAGGCCGAGGAAGAGCAGAGGAAAAACTACCTGGATcctttcagcagcagcagcagacagcagAGTCAACAAaatcaacagcaacaacaacagcagcagcagcagcagcagcagcaacaacaacaagggATGCCCCCCCATAGCTCCAGCCAGCAGGAGACCCAAGCCTCTCAAGGGGAGAGCTCAGCTATGAAGAGCCTTCTGAAGTACAGCAGCCAGCAGCAGCCCCTCTTGCTGGCCCAGAAGAGCCCGTTTGGGGGCCTGGGCAGCCTCAAAACTGCCAGCAGCAGCAATAGtagcaacagcagcagctccagctgtgCCCTGCAGGACGCCAAGCAGCCTCTGCCGCCAAGGAAGGGCCCTCCCCACGATTCGGAGCGGCAGGATTGCGGTGGGGGCCGGGGCAGAGAGACGGGTGATGGACCCCACGGTGAGGGGGAGGTGCGCCAGCCTCCTGTGGGCATAGCGGTGGCTGTTGCCAGGCAGAGAGAGCCGCAGAACCGCCCACCCGACGGGCATCCCGGGCACAGTCGGCAGGGCAGGGTGCTGCCAGCCATGAAAG gagtCCCGCGCTCGCTGTTCCCTCTGGATgctgagggggaggaggagaggaagaggctCTGTGAGGATCAGCTGGGACTACCCTGCCTGGACCGGGACCGAGAACTCTTCATCAG gGAGAACAAAGAGCGGGTGGAATTTGCCAGAATCCATCCTTCCAGCAGTTGCCATGGAGACCTTACCCCCCACCTCATGGTGCCAGGCGGAACTTCCCTGCAGGCCAGCCAATTAGGAGCTGACCCTGCGGCACACGCCCATCCAGCACATCACCATTGGATGCCACGGACAGGAAGTCCCTCCTTGTGGATGACCGGTCATTCCTACG ggcTCAGCCACGCTGCTCTCCACCAGAATCTCCCCCCTGGCTTCTCCGCGGCGATGCCCAGCCCCCTGCAGCCTGTGCTGCCTCTTCCTCAGGACCCCTCTGGCCAGCTGGTCGTGCTGCCCAGTGAGCCGTCTGCACACCCCGCCACACACCACCTCG ACGTGATGGAACAGCCCTCTCTGTGGCCCCCGATGTACGGCGCACGGGGCCCCGGCTCTCACATGCAGCACCCCGCACAGCTGCCCAGCATGTACTCGCGATCCCAGTTTCTACGGCAACAGGAGCTGTACGCGATacagcagcaccagcagcatcAGCACcaccaacagcaacagcagcagcagcagcagcagcagcagcaacagagaGCCCTGGAGATGCAGCAAAGACACTCCCAAATACAG CCCCAGAGGAAGCCCGAGGACCCCCCGAtggagctggaggatctcctcacACAGAGGACCCTAAAGAGCACCAAGCCATTCTCCTACACCCCCGCCAAGAGCGTGCCTCCCACGGCGGGCTGTGCAGCCAGGCTGTCCCCCTGCTCTCGCACTCCCTCCCTGCGGCCCCACCCCAAGAGCACGCCCTGCACTCCCTGCCTTGCGCCCAGCCCCGCCACCACCCCCCGCTCCCCtgccctcagccccgccccctcgcaCACCAACAAGGGGGCGGAACCACAGGACAAGAGAGGGGAGGGGCAGCCGCCTCAGGACTACCCACAATCCCTAGAGCCAG aCCTGCCACCTGGATACACCTACCCGGCCGTTGCTATGGGTTACAGCAGCGGCCCCTCCCCTCAGGATGTACGATTGGCTGAACCGGCCGACCTGCAAGCCATGCAGACGGAGCCAGCTGAACCTGCTCCAAGGCCACTCCCCTTGGGGGAGGAGTCTGTGTGTGAGGAGGGCAATGCCCCCTTGAGGACGTTGGTGCAGGAGGAGGAGGCGGGCTCTGGGACAGTACAACCCGGAGGCGGGGTGGAAGGGGGAGGGGTTGAGGGCTGCTGTGCCTCCCCAGAGCTGGAGTCCAGTGGACTGTTCCATTGCCCCGGAACAGAGGGGGGGATCTCTGAGCTCCTTGCCCCTTCTCCGACTCCCCCCGCTTCCCCTTCTGTGGTGCAAACCGAGGTGGAAGGCTCCTCTTCAGAATGCGCACAAGTGATGGAGTCTGGGGAGGAAAGAAAGGATgaagaggagaaagaggaggagggaAAGGACGGGCCGGTGGAAGGAGAAGAAAGCAAGGTTTACCAGGACCTCATGCCTGCTGGGGCTACCCCATCCTCCCCAGAAGCAGTAGCTGACACCACTGCCTCGGAGTCAGGGAGGAATACCCCCAGCGAAGCCCCTGGGGATACCTGGGACAGCCCCTCACCACAGGGTGACACTCTTACCCACAATACCTCAGGAGATCGGGCGGACCGGACCATGGTGACAGGCTGGTTACTGGGCCCCAACACCGGCCTGGACCTGCTCATCGCAGCCAGCCTCAGCGCAGAGGGACATATCTCTCCGACACCCCCCATTGCCAACCAACCACAGACCTCAGGCTTTCACCCCTGCTCAGGGAGCCACGGGATAGCACTGCTGAGTGAGCTGGTGGATCTggagctgcagcagcagaggaGCAGGGCAGGGGAGAGTGAAG GAGCGGAGTTGCTGACCTTTGACCTGCAGAGCCTGGCGACCCTGGCTGCGGCTCGCTCTCTGGAGCTCGGTCTCTCCTCCCCCAGCCCCGGGAGGCCCTGCCACGCCCGCAGAGCCTTCAACCTGCGCAGGGAGTGCAGCTGGACTCCCTGCCATGAGCCG GTGTGCCCGGTGAAGAGTGCTATGGACAGGATGGACAGCCAGGAGGTGGAGATGAGGATGAGGCTGGCAGACCTGCAGAGACAGTACAAAGAGAAGCAGAGGGAGCTCGCCAAGCTGCAGAGGAGGCACGACCACCA GAAGGAGGAGAAGTCCCACAGCCCGGCTCGGAGGGGTCCCGGCAGGCCTCGCAAGCGCAAACCTGCCCCTGGGAGTGTCAGCACCCCTGGAGAGGGAGCGCGGAGAGTCAA GTCATTAGGTGCAGGGCTAGGGCTGCTGTGTGAGGAGCTGGGAGCAGGAGGGGAGGTGAAGAGGAAGAAAAATAAACTATCTGAGTTTGAACGGCTGACCACATCACAG ATGAAGGCTCGGTGCAAGCAGACTGGCCCCCAAGTAGCGCTGGCCCGGAAAGTGTCCCAACTGAAGCAGAATGCCAAGGTGCAGCGGGGGGGCTCTGGTGGTACCCTGTTCCGCAGGAGAGAGACCCCCACCCCCAGCTCCGCTCCCCCCAGGCTATCGAGGGGTCAGGGCACCCCCAGAGCAGAGCAGAAACGAGTGGGAGAGAGCAGGACCCAGACTGACACAG GGGTCAGTTTGGACAATGTGGCTCAGGAGAGCTGGGCAGGGAGGGAGCTCTTCGTGAGGAAGAGGAGTGGGAGGAAGGACGGAGCTCCCCTGACGAGGACCGCCTCTGCCGCAGCAGGCCACCCCCCTAAGAGACCACTGGCCAGGGGGCGGGGCCGCCCAGGAAGCAGGCAACCCAAACAGGAAGTGGTCATGGAGAAGGCGATATCCCGATTGGACAGCGACCCTTCAGAGGAGG aagaggaggatgaatggAGCTACGACAACGATGAAGGGGATGATGACATCATAGCCCCGCCCTCCAAAGACCCCACCCCCAGCTCAGCCCTGTTAGGCCCTTCACCCTCGTCAGTTGTTAAGCTGGAAGCCAATCAGAAAGCCAAGAAGAAGAAGGAAAGGCAGGGCCTTCTGG GGTCATTGCAGCTGCCAGTagcagagggggagggagaggtgaaGGTGAGGAAGTGCACCCCCTCCAGGGCAGGGAAAAGGAGGAACGAGAGCAGGGAGCGAGACGGAGAGAAGCGAGCCAAAGGGCTCAAGCACCAGCAACAGGAACAGGGCTGGACTGACCCCAGCGCCAGGAGCAATTTGTATCGGGCCAGTGCAGGGGTCCATCCCTCCTGCACGCCCAGCGAGAGGCTGAGGAAAGCCACCAGGAAGAACAAAGCACTGCAGGGATCCTCCAAG CCGAAGAAAAGCAGTGTGCTGGGTGGGGCCCTGTCCCCACGCAGACTGGAATGTGTCTCCAACAAGGGCAAGAACAACGGCAACTTCAGGAGGAAACCG CTGAAGGGCCGGGCAGTGAGCCGGCTGCTGGAGAGCTTTGCTGCGGACGAAGGCTTCCAGATTGACGAGGACAGCAGCTtctcggaggaggaggaggaagaggaggaggagaagaacgAGAGCGCCCCCCTCTGCTCGCCCTGGGACAGGAGCAGCGCCCCAA CCGTCCCTAACTGTACCCTGACGAAAGAGTCCCTAGTGGATGGGCTGAAGGTCCTAATCCTCAAAGAGGATGATCTGCTCTACGCTGCTTACATCCACACGCTGCAGCCCCCCGACAT CTACAGCATAATGATCGAGGGAGAAAGAGGAAACCGGCCAAGAATCTACTCCCTCGAGCAACTCTTGCAGGAAGCG GTGCTGGACGTTCGGCCGCAGTCGGAGCAGGAGCTGACGTCAGGAACCCGGGTGTGTGCCTACTGGAGCGAGCGATCGCGCTGTCTGTACCCGGGCTACGTGCGCAGAG GGGGCCCCGGCGAGGAGGAGAAGGAAGGCTCTGTCATGGTGGAGTTTGACGACGGAGACAACGGACGAATCTCGCTGTCCAACATCCGCCTGCTTCCCCCGGACTACCAGATCCAAA GTACGGAGCCATCCCCAGCCATGCTGATCTCCAATGGGAGGCGGAAATGCCGCAAGGCTGCCGTGGAGAAGACTCTGCAAGGGGACGCTGCTCAGCGAGCCTCCCCAGAGAGACAGAGCCACACAGAGCCCGGCAGGACCCAAGGGAGGAGGACCGCCAGCAAGGGAAAGACAG GTAAAGTGAAGACGGCCAACTCAGGAATAAAAAGCACAGCTTCAGAAAGCTTCTGTaagagcaacagcagcagcagcaacagcagcccccTTCTGAGCTGGCCCGGTGTGGCGCTGCCCAAAAAGAGAATGCCCCACAAGGTGGGCATGGGCCTTCAGAACCTGTTCCAGCTCAGCGGGAATCCCAGGAAGATGTCCAAGAGCAAGGAGACGGGCAGTGGGGGCTTCACCCTGCACCCACTCTCCACGCCTCCCTCCACCCCAGCCAAGACCATCTTCAGCAGCTCCTTTGAGGTGGACTCCTTCAGCAGCATCGCCAACGGCTACTCCTGCTTCGGGAGCCAGGCAGGGCTGCCCCTCAGCCCCAGGAACAACACCTCGTCCCGGGGCAAGAGGCTGCCGCACGACGGAGGGCAGAGAGGGAAGAAGGCGGGCAGGGGAGCCGAGTTCCTGGTCAAGCTGGACCACGAGGGTGTCACCTCTCCCAAGACCAAGAACGGTAAggctctgctgctgctgggcaGCTCAGGGAGCAATGGCAGGGTGGAGAAGGGTTTCGGGGCcaaggaggtggtggtggtggatgCCTCTCCTGTGGGATACACTCACCCTGTGCTGCTGGTGAAGGACAACAAGAAGGGGGGCGGGAGCAGGGCGGACCTCCTCCTGAAAGGGGCCAGCCAGCTACGCAAGCCCCCCACCTCCTCCCTGGGCCTGGGCGAGTATTCCGAGTTTGGGATGAACTGCGACAGCGACTGCCACAGCTCCTACTCGGACATGGACGAGGAAGACGACGAGGAGGAAGACGATGAAAGAAACACCGGACTGAGGAACGCCGGCCGCTTCCTGTCGCAGCTCTCCgtctcctccacctcctctgtgtcttccagctcctccagctccggctctctctccagctccagcCTGTGCTCCTCCGACAACGATTCCTCCTATAGCTCCGAAGACGAGGAGGACTCCACCCTGCTGCTCCAGTCCTGCCTCTCCTCCCACCCCTCAGTCCCCGCGGCCCTCCTGCAGCCCCCGGAGCCCCCAGCCAACACTGGCTCCTTCGTGGCCAAGGCTATGGCAGTCAGCAGCAGCAAGCCACTGAAGAGGAAAGAGAGCCCCAGCTCCTCATCCTCCTCAAAGACAGCCAAGGACCTCGCCAAGAGGCAGAGGCTGCCCTCCGTTGACAACGGGCCCAAGATCTCCAACTTCCTGCCTGCCAGGCAGCTCTGGAGGTGGTCTGGGAACCCCACCCAG AGGCGAGGTATGAAGGGAAAGGCCAGGAAGCTGTTCTACAAGGCGATCGTGCGCGGGAAGGAGGCGGTGCACGTGGGAGACTGCGCTGTCTTCCTGTCCGCTGGCCGACCGCACCTCCCCTACATCGGCCGAATCGAGAGTTTCTGGGAGTCCTGGGCCAGCAACATGGTGGTCAAGGTCAAGTGGTTCTACCATCCTGAAGAGACCAAGCTGGGCAAGAGACACAGAGATGGCAGG CATGCCCTGTACCAGTCTTGCCATGAAGACGAGAACGACGTGCAGACCATCTCTCATAAGTGCCAGGTGGTAAACCTTGAGGAGTACGAGTGCCTGAGCCAAGGCAGGAAGCACCACAATGGCCAGGACCTCTACTACCTGGCCGGGACCTACGATCCCACCACAGGTCAGCTGGTCACTGCCCAGGGGGTGTCCATCCTCTGCTAG